A genomic window from Ignavibacteria bacterium includes:
- a CDS encoding TolC family protein: protein MKKITAALILFTVFVSAAYSQSVRTLTLYDAINLAKRNNSDYVIAKLDKLKADRQVSEVYSENLVPSITLSSRYVRSFRKQTINIFGQNFEIGSDNSITTTIDVSEPIPFLGTPVFNGIRIAEYYSRIQEENVKSVENKIKTDVKKSFYNVLLLEEVIKLNQQSIDNASENLRVVEARYKAGVALEYDFIRAKVKVETLKPQLTQSQNNLEIAKKFLKNNIGLKDESDIDVVGELSYDSTEVWGSTDELIRKISENNVAIRQLKLSKKINEQLVDVDYANYLPKFYVFGQWQSQANENDDRSIGGYRFYNSIIAGIGVNWNLNLFRNSYKEDQSIIEVKKSEETIIKTKELLKTQTQSVILQIEDAKNRIRSQEEIVNTAQRGYDLALISYKSGVLNQIDVVDAELALSQVKLAYIQAIYDYLNARSELEQLLEK, encoded by the coding sequence ATGAAAAAAATAACAGCCGCATTGATCCTTTTTACCGTATTTGTTTCTGCTGCTTACAGCCAAAGCGTAAGGACGCTTACACTGTATGATGCGATAAATCTGGCAAAAAGGAACAATTCTGATTATGTAATAGCAAAGCTTGATAAATTAAAAGCTGATAGACAGGTTAGTGAAGTTTACAGTGAAAATTTAGTCCCGTCAATTACGTTAAGCTCAAGGTATGTCAGGTCATTCCGTAAACAGACCATAAATATCTTCGGGCAAAACTTCGAAATAGGCTCGGATAATAGTATTACAACTACTATTGACGTCTCCGAGCCTATTCCCTTTTTAGGTACTCCTGTTTTTAACGGAATACGGATTGCGGAATATTATTCCCGCATACAGGAAGAAAATGTTAAAAGCGTTGAAAATAAAATTAAGACCGATGTAAAAAAATCTTTTTACAACGTTCTTCTGCTTGAAGAAGTTATTAAGCTTAACCAGCAGAGTATTGATAATGCATCTGAAAACCTGCGTGTGGTTGAAGCCAGGTATAAAGCAGGCGTAGCGCTTGAATATGACTTTATCCGCGCTAAGGTTAAAGTAGAAACCCTGAAACCGCAGCTTACGCAATCACAGAATAATCTTGAGATCGCGAAAAAATTCCTTAAAAATAATATCGGGCTTAAGGATGAGAGCGATATTGATGTAGTTGGCGAGCTTAGTTATGATAGTACTGAAGTTTGGGGCTCTACAGATGAGCTGATAAGAAAAATTTCTGAAAATAACGTTGCTATACGCCAGCTTAAGCTGAGCAAGAAAATTAATGAGCAGCTCGTAGATGTTGACTATGCCAACTACCTGCCCAAATTCTATGTTTTCGGGCAGTGGCAAAGCCAGGCAAATGAGAATGATGACCGTTCAATAGGCGGCTACAGGTTCTATAATTCAATAATTGCGGGCATCGGTGTTAACTGGAACCTGAACCTTTTCAGGAATTCATATAAAGAAGACCAGTCGATAATTGAAGTCAAAAAATCTGAAGAGACAATTATTAAAACTAAAGAGCTGCTTAAAACACAGACCCAAAGCGTAATTTTACAGATCGAAGACGCTAAAAACAGGATAAGATCACAGGAAGAAATTGTTAATACGGCACAGCGCGGTTATGACCTTGCGCTTATCAGCTATAAAAGCGGAGTGCTGAACCAGATCGATGTGGTAGATGCAGAGCTTGCCTTAAGCCAGGTAAAGCTTGCTTATATACAGGCTATTTATGATTACCTGAATGCCAGGAGTGAACTTGAACAGCTTCTGGAAAAATAA
- a CDS encoding TetR/AcrR family transcriptional regulator, giving the protein MAEVTEKEKILYFTHAKFITEGFYKTTMDEIARDLQMSKKTIYKHFDSKEELLENVCGMRMKLMEEFLDEVVESDEDAITKFLKIIHKQKSMSMNCSPVWFRDLEVHAPHLSREFAKVRQEKVTKIMSKLLEQGKKEKVVEHVPVDIIITALNGAIEAVTHADFVLNSKYSFHEAMRITAEIFFNGFLTELGKEKFSNTKKLFENVLHN; this is encoded by the coding sequence ATGGCAGAAGTTACGGAAAAAGAGAAAATACTGTATTTTACGCATGCTAAGTTTATCACAGAGGGCTTTTATAAGACCACTATGGATGAAATTGCCCGTGACCTCCAGATGAGCAAAAAAACGATCTATAAGCATTTCGATTCAAAGGAAGAACTGCTGGAAAATGTATGCGGAATGAGAATGAAGCTTATGGAAGAATTTCTTGATGAAGTTGTCGAAAGCGATGAAGATGCGATAACCAAGTTTCTTAAGATCATTCATAAGCAAAAAAGCATGTCTATGAACTGCTCACCGGTCTGGTTCAGGGATCTTGAAGTTCATGCGCCGCACTTAAGCAGGGAATTTGCCAAAGTAAGGCAGGAAAAAGTCACAAAGATAATGTCAAAGCTGCTGGAGCAGGGCAAAAAAGAAAAAGTTGTTGAGCACGTTCCGGTAGATATTATAATTACAGCTCTTAACGGCGCCATCGAAGCAGTCACGCATGCTGATTTTGTACTCAACAGCAAATATTCATTCCATGAAGCTATGAGAATTACTGCGGAAATTTTCTTTAACGGCTTTTTGACAGAGCTGGGCAAGGAAAAATTTTCAAATACCAAGAAACTATTTGAAAATGTTCTGCACAATTAA
- a CDS encoding cation transporter, producing the protein MDKKEINLKKKAAFISLAIGFLMFFGKIGAYILTGSAAVLSDALESIVHIVATSFAFYSLHLSTKPADKEHPYGHGKIEFFSAGFEGAMIIIAAISIIAYAVRDIITPREISSLDIGAIIITAASVINLLLGLYLIRTGRKTKSLILIADGKHVMTDSITSFGAVGALVLVLITDIKLFDPVIAIILAMNILWTGKHLVRESIGGLMNENDDKIISSIGAGLESQRKEHPDWIDVHRLRYWKSGDKYMVDFHLIVPCYKSVSEAHETVDRLEHRVIEALGTKQVESLIHLDPCNPRCCYICTMPECGIRKEPNSKYLKWDSKKIISLPTFDIDEVSS; encoded by the coding sequence TTGGATAAAAAAGAAATTAACCTGAAGAAAAAAGCTGCCTTTATATCTCTTGCAATCGGATTTCTAATGTTCTTCGGTAAAATAGGAGCTTATATATTAACCGGTTCAGCAGCAGTACTTTCAGATGCCCTTGAATCAATAGTTCATATAGTCGCGACTTCTTTCGCTTTTTACAGCCTGCATCTATCAACCAAGCCGGCTGATAAAGAGCATCCTTACGGGCATGGAAAAATTGAGTTTTTCTCCGCAGGTTTTGAAGGAGCGATGATCATTATAGCAGCAATATCTATCATCGCATACGCGGTAAGAGATATTATCACCCCGCGTGAAATCTCATCTCTTGATATCGGAGCAATTATAATTACTGCAGCCAGCGTAATTAATTTACTGCTGGGTTTATACCTTATCAGGACAGGCAGGAAAACAAAAAGCCTGATACTTATAGCAGACGGCAAACATGTTATGACCGATTCAATTACAAGCTTTGGCGCAGTAGGAGCATTAGTATTGGTTTTAATTACTGATATAAAGTTATTTGATCCTGTAATTGCGATAATACTAGCAATGAATATTTTATGGACAGGCAAACACCTTGTGCGTGAATCAATAGGCGGGCTGATGAATGAGAACGATGATAAGATTATAAGCAGTATCGGCGCAGGATTGGAATCACAGCGCAAAGAGCATCCTGACTGGATAGATGTGCACAGGCTGAGGTACTGGAAGTCCGGGGATAAGTATATGGTGGATTTTCATTTAATAGTACCCTGCTACAAATCAGTGAGTGAAGCGCATGAAACAGTTGACAGGCTTGAGCACAGGGTAATAGAAGCACTGGGCACTAAGCAGGTAGAATCTTTAATTCATTTAGACCCGTGCAATCCAAGATGCTGTTATATATGCACAATGCCTGAGTGCGGCATCCGCAAAGAGCCAAATTCAAAATACCTGAAGTGGGATTCAAAAAAGATCATATCACTTCCTACATTTGATATTGATGAAGTAAGCAGTTAA